The following proteins are co-located in the Castanea sativa cultivar Marrone di Chiusa Pesio chromosome 8, ASM4071231v1 genome:
- the LOC142607765 gene encoding uncharacterized protein LOC142607765 — protein sequence MKKEDMVKLISAEGFEFVIDKDAAMVSQTIYNMLTSPGSFAETQHGEVTFPEISTTILEKICKYFYWHLQFASGKETEFPIEPELTLELMMAANYLHT from the exons ATGAAGAAGGAGGACATGGTTAAGCTGATCAGCGCCGAGGGCTTCGAATTCGTGATCGACAAGGATGCCGCCATGGTTTCCCAGACCATCTACAACATGCTCACCTCTCCag GGAGCTTTGCGGAGACACAGCACGGCGAAGTGACTTTCCCTGAGATCAGCACAACCATATTAGAGAAGATCTGCAAGTATTTCTATTGGCATCTTCAATTTGCCAG TGGAAAGGAGACCGAGTTTCCAATTGAACCTGAGTTGACTCTGGAGTTGATGATGGCTGCTAATTATCTTCATACTTGA